Proteins encoded within one genomic window of Hyla sarda isolate aHylSar1 unplaced genomic scaffold, aHylSar1.hap1 scaffold_635, whole genome shotgun sequence:
- the LOC130342044 gene encoding oocyte zinc finger protein XlCOF22-like isoform X2, with the protein MERDRNKMADRIINLTLQILFRLTGEDYTVVKKSSSGRCRPPVCEGWGGTLSPIPGPPPHSLIHEEMDEQKIVELINKMMELLTGEVPIRCQDVAVYFSMEEWEYVEGHKDQYKDQVMMEDQQPLTSPVRPSKRTAPERCPRPLDEQNMEDITTGNDLIYINATDIKEKGETDVSGDEKYKKDIPTDSCTRRSEENLISSDYKADDDITQDTYEEHSIIPDTPSALHSQDLSSHPYIQVLSSQSSQDVQQKKEKPFSCPQCEKCFTWKPDLVRHQRTHTGEKPFSCSECGKCFTQKSDLVKHQRTHTGEKPFSCAECGKCFADQSSFIQHQRTHTGEKPFSCAECGKCFTFKSGLVVHQRTHTGEKPFSCSECGKCFTEKSGLVLHQRTHIGEKPFSCSECGKCFTFKSGLVVHQRTHTGEKPFSCSECGKCFTFKSHLVVHQRTHTGEKPFPCSECVKCFTQKSDLVVHQRTHTGEKPFSCSECGKCFAQKSDLVKHQRTHTGEKPLSCSECGKCFTFKSHLVVHQRTHTGEKPFSCLECGKCFTSKSHLVVHQRTHTGERPVSCSKCGKCFTQKSDLVRHQRTHTGEKSFQSNK; encoded by the exons atggagagagacaggaacaagatggccgataggatcataaacctcaccctacagatactcttccggcttactggagag gattacacagtagtgaagaagtcctctagtgggcgctgtcggccccctgtgtgtgaaggatggggaggaaccctgagcccaatcccggggcccccacctcactccctgatacatgaggaaatggatgaacagaagatcgtagaactcatcaacaagatgatggagctgctgactggagag gttcctataaggtgtcaggacgtggcggtctatttctccatggaggagtgggagtatgtagaaggacacaaggatcagtacaaggatcaggtcatgatggaggatcagcagcccctcacatcaccag tcagacccagtaagagaacagcaccagagaggtgtccccgtcctcttgatgagcagaatatggaggacattactacagggaatgatctgatctatattaatgctacagacataaaggaaaaagGAGAGacggatgtgagcggtgatgagaagTATAAGAaagacattcctacag attcttgtaccaggagatcagaggagaatcttatatcttcagattataaagcagatgatgatatcacacaagatacatatgaagaacattccattatcccagatacaccctcagcccttcacagccaagatctgtcatctcatccttatatacaggtcctgtcttctcagtcatcacaggatgttcagcaaaaaaaagagaagccattttcatgtccacaatgtgagaaatgttttacttggAAACCAGACcttgttagacatcaaagaactcacacaggagagaaaccattttcatgctcagaatgtggaaaatgttttactcagaaatcagaccttgttaaacatcaaagaactcacacaggagagaagcccttttcatgtgcagaatgtgggaaatgttttgctgatCAATCAAGTTTTATtcagcatcaaagaactcacacaggggagaagccattttcatgtgcagaatgtgggaaatgttttacttttaaatcaggtcttgttgtacatcaaagaactcacacaggagagaagccattttcatgttcagaatgtgggaaatgttttactgagaaatcaggTCTTGttttacatcaaagaactcacataggggagaagccattttcatgctcagaatgtgggaaatgttttacttttaaatcaggtcttgttgtacatcaaagaactcacacaggggagaagccattttcatgctcagaatgtgggaaatgttttacttttaaatcacatcttgttgtacatcaaagaactcacacaggggagaagccatttccatgttcagaatgtgtaaaatgttttactcagaaatcagaccttgttgtacatcaaagaactcacacaggggagaagccattttcatgttcagaatgtgggaaatgttttgctcagaaatcagatcttgttaaacatcaaagaactcacacaggggagaagccattatcatgctcagaatgtggtaaatgttttacttttaaatcacatcttgttgtacatcaaagaactcacacaggggagaagccattttcatgcttagaatgtgggaaatgttttacttctaaatcacatcttgttgtacatcaaagaactcacacaggggaaaggCCAGTTTCATGctcaaaatgtgggaaatgttttactcagaaatcagatcttgttagacatcaaagaactcacacaggagagaagtcatttcagagcaataaatga
- the LOC130342044 gene encoding oocyte zinc finger protein XlCOF22-like isoform X1, whose amino-acid sequence MERDRNKMADRIINLTLQILFRLTGEDYTVVKKSSSGRCRPPVCEGWGGTLSPIPGPPPHSLIHEEMDEQKIVELINKMMELLTGEVPIRCQDVAVYFSMEEWEYVEGHKDQYKDQVMMEDQQPLTSPVRPSKRTAPERCPRPLDEQNMEDITTGNDLIYINATDIKEKGETDVSGDEKYKKDIPTGKRPDSCTRRSEENLISSDYKADDDITQDTYEEHSIIPDTPSALHSQDLSSHPYIQVLSSQSSQDVQQKKEKPFSCPQCEKCFTWKPDLVRHQRTHTGEKPFSCSECGKCFTQKSDLVKHQRTHTGEKPFSCAECGKCFADQSSFIQHQRTHTGEKPFSCAECGKCFTFKSGLVVHQRTHTGEKPFSCSECGKCFTEKSGLVLHQRTHIGEKPFSCSECGKCFTFKSGLVVHQRTHTGEKPFSCSECGKCFTFKSHLVVHQRTHTGEKPFPCSECVKCFTQKSDLVVHQRTHTGEKPFSCSECGKCFAQKSDLVKHQRTHTGEKPLSCSECGKCFTFKSHLVVHQRTHTGEKPFSCLECGKCFTSKSHLVVHQRTHTGERPVSCSKCGKCFTQKSDLVRHQRTHTGEKSFQSNK is encoded by the exons atggagagagacaggaacaagatggccgataggatcataaacctcaccctacagatactcttccggcttactggagag gattacacagtagtgaagaagtcctctagtgggcgctgtcggccccctgtgtgtgaaggatggggaggaaccctgagcccaatcccggggcccccacctcactccctgatacatgaggaaatggatgaacagaagatcgtagaactcatcaacaagatgatggagctgctgactggagag gttcctataaggtgtcaggacgtggcggtctatttctccatggaggagtgggagtatgtagaaggacacaaggatcagtacaaggatcaggtcatgatggaggatcagcagcccctcacatcaccag tcagacccagtaagagaacagcaccagagaggtgtccccgtcctcttgatgagcagaatatggaggacattactacagggaatgatctgatctatattaatgctacagacataaaggaaaaagGAGAGacggatgtgagcggtgatgagaagTATAAGAaagacattcctacaggtaaacGGCCAG attcttgtaccaggagatcagaggagaatcttatatcttcagattataaagcagatgatgatatcacacaagatacatatgaagaacattccattatcccagatacaccctcagcccttcacagccaagatctgtcatctcatccttatatacaggtcctgtcttctcagtcatcacaggatgttcagcaaaaaaaagagaagccattttcatgtccacaatgtgagaaatgttttacttggAAACCAGACcttgttagacatcaaagaactcacacaggagagaaaccattttcatgctcagaatgtggaaaatgttttactcagaaatcagaccttgttaaacatcaaagaactcacacaggagagaagcccttttcatgtgcagaatgtgggaaatgttttgctgatCAATCAAGTTTTATtcagcatcaaagaactcacacaggggagaagccattttcatgtgcagaatgtgggaaatgttttacttttaaatcaggtcttgttgtacatcaaagaactcacacaggagagaagccattttcatgttcagaatgtgggaaatgttttactgagaaatcaggTCTTGttttacatcaaagaactcacataggggagaagccattttcatgctcagaatgtgggaaatgttttacttttaaatcaggtcttgttgtacatcaaagaactcacacaggggagaagccattttcatgctcagaatgtgggaaatgttttacttttaaatcacatcttgttgtacatcaaagaactcacacaggggagaagccatttccatgttcagaatgtgtaaaatgttttactcagaaatcagaccttgttgtacatcaaagaactcacacaggggagaagccattttcatgttcagaatgtgggaaatgttttgctcagaaatcagatcttgttaaacatcaaagaactcacacaggggagaagccattatcatgctcagaatgtggtaaatgttttacttttaaatcacatcttgttgtacatcaaagaactcacacaggggagaagccattttcatgcttagaatgtgggaaatgttttacttctaaatcacatcttgttgtacatcaaagaactcacacaggggaaaggCCAGTTTCATGctcaaaatgtgggaaatgttttactcagaaatcagatcttgttagacatcaaagaactcacacaggagagaagtcatttcagagcaataaatga
- the LOC130342044 gene encoding oocyte zinc finger protein XlCOF22-like isoform X3, translated as MEDITTGNDLIYINATDIKEKGETDVSGDEKYKKDIPTGKRPDSCTRRSEENLISSDYKADDDITQDTYEEHSIIPDTPSALHSQDLSSHPYIQVLSSQSSQDVQQKKEKPFSCPQCEKCFTWKPDLVRHQRTHTGEKPFSCSECGKCFTQKSDLVKHQRTHTGEKPFSCAECGKCFADQSSFIQHQRTHTGEKPFSCAECGKCFTFKSGLVVHQRTHTGEKPFSCSECGKCFTEKSGLVLHQRTHIGEKPFSCSECGKCFTFKSGLVVHQRTHTGEKPFSCSECGKCFTFKSHLVVHQRTHTGEKPFPCSECVKCFTQKSDLVVHQRTHTGEKPFSCSECGKCFAQKSDLVKHQRTHTGEKPLSCSECGKCFTFKSHLVVHQRTHTGEKPFSCLECGKCFTSKSHLVVHQRTHTGERPVSCSKCGKCFTQKSDLVRHQRTHTGEKSFQSNK; from the exons atggaggacattactacagggaatgatctgatctatattaatgctacagacataaaggaaaaagGAGAGacggatgtgagcggtgatgagaagTATAAGAaagacattcctacaggtaaacGGCCAG attcttgtaccaggagatcagaggagaatcttatatcttcagattataaagcagatgatgatatcacacaagatacatatgaagaacattccattatcccagatacaccctcagcccttcacagccaagatctgtcatctcatccttatatacaggtcctgtcttctcagtcatcacaggatgttcagcaaaaaaaagagaagccattttcatgtccacaatgtgagaaatgttttacttggAAACCAGACcttgttagacatcaaagaactcacacaggagagaaaccattttcatgctcagaatgtggaaaatgttttactcagaaatcagaccttgttaaacatcaaagaactcacacaggagagaagcccttttcatgtgcagaatgtgggaaatgttttgctgatCAATCAAGTTTTATtcagcatcaaagaactcacacaggggagaagccattttcatgtgcagaatgtgggaaatgttttacttttaaatcaggtcttgttgtacatcaaagaactcacacaggagagaagccattttcatgttcagaatgtgggaaatgttttactgagaaatcaggTCTTGttttacatcaaagaactcacataggggagaagccattttcatgctcagaatgtgggaaatgttttacttttaaatcaggtcttgttgtacatcaaagaactcacacaggggagaagccattttcatgctcagaatgtgggaaatgttttacttttaaatcacatcttgttgtacatcaaagaactcacacaggggagaagccatttccatgttcagaatgtgtaaaatgttttactcagaaatcagaccttgttgtacatcaaagaactcacacaggggagaagccattttcatgttcagaatgtgggaaatgttttgctcagaaatcagatcttgttaaacatcaaagaactcacacaggggagaagccattatcatgctcagaatgtggtaaatgttttacttttaaatcacatcttgttgtacatcaaagaactcacacaggggagaagccattttcatgcttagaatgtgggaaatgttttacttctaaatcacatcttgttgtacatcaaagaactcacacaggggaaaggCCAGTTTCATGctcaaaatgtgggaaatgttttactcagaaatcagatcttgttagacatcaaagaactcacacaggagagaagtcatttcagagcaataaatga